In Pirellulales bacterium, the following proteins share a genomic window:
- the glnA gene encoding type I glutamate--ammonia ligase: MKPKEVLALCREKDVKAVDLRFMDFPGLWQHFTIPVNKLEEDVFENGLGFDGSSIRGWQAINESDMLVVPEADTAFLDPFTTLPTLVMVCNIQDPITREDYSRDPRNIARKSVNYLKSTGIADTAYMGPELEFFIFDDVRFDQNQHEGYYHVDSIEGEWNRGRVENPNLGYKLRYKEGYFPVPPSDQMMDIRNEMMQTLIDCGIDIEAQHHEVATAGQSEIDMKFQPLVKMADSVLIYKYVLKSVAKKHGKTVTFMPKPLFGDNGSGMHTHFSFWKGGNPLFAGGGYAGLSEQAIHAIGGVLKHAPSILAFSNPTTNSYKRLVPGYEAPVNLAYSQRNRSACCRIPMYSPSPKAKRVEFRCPDPSCNPYLAFSAILMAAVDGIQNKINPGEPLDKDLYDLEPEERAEIPQAPGSLDEVLDALQRDHEYLLRGNVFTKDVIETWITYKREKEADAVRLRPHPYEFCLYYDI; this comes from the coding sequence GTGAAGCCTAAAGAAGTGTTGGCGCTGTGCCGCGAAAAGGATGTCAAGGCGGTTGACTTGCGGTTCATGGACTTCCCGGGACTCTGGCAACACTTCACCATCCCGGTGAACAAGCTCGAAGAAGATGTATTCGAAAACGGGCTGGGCTTCGACGGCTCCAGCATTCGTGGCTGGCAGGCCATCAACGAGAGCGACATGCTCGTCGTGCCCGAGGCGGACACGGCCTTCCTCGATCCGTTCACGACCCTGCCCACGCTGGTCATGGTCTGCAACATCCAGGACCCGATCACGCGCGAAGACTACAGCCGCGACCCGCGCAACATCGCCCGCAAGTCGGTGAACTATCTGAAGAGCACCGGCATCGCGGACACGGCCTACATGGGCCCCGAGCTGGAATTCTTCATTTTCGACGACGTGCGCTTCGATCAGAACCAGCACGAAGGCTATTACCACGTCGACAGCATCGAAGGGGAATGGAACCGCGGCCGGGTCGAAAACCCGAACCTCGGCTACAAGCTGCGCTACAAGGAAGGCTACTTCCCCGTCCCGCCGTCCGACCAGATGATGGACATTCGCAACGAGATGATGCAAACGCTCATTGACTGCGGCATCGATATCGAGGCCCAGCACCACGAGGTGGCTACGGCCGGGCAATCGGAAATCGACATGAAGTTCCAGCCGCTGGTGAAGATGGCCGACAGCGTGCTCATCTACAAGTACGTGCTCAAGAGCGTGGCCAAGAAGCACGGCAAGACCGTCACGTTCATGCCGAAGCCGCTGTTCGGCGACAATGGCTCGGGGATGCACACCCACTTCTCGTTCTGGAAGGGTGGCAATCCGCTCTTTGCCGGCGGCGGCTATGCCGGGCTGAGCGAGCAGGCGATCCACGCGATCGGCGGCGTGCTCAAGCACGCCCCATCGATCCTTGCCTTCTCGAACCCGACCACCAACAGCTACAAGCGCTTGGTGCCGGGTTACGAAGCGCCGGTGAACCTGGCCTATTCGCAGCGGAACCGCTCGGCTTGCTGCCGGATTCCGATGTATAGCCCCAGCCCGAAGGCGAAGCGCGTCGAGTTCCGTTGCCCCGACCCGAGTTGCAATCCGTATCTGGCCTTCTCCGCGATCCTTATGGCCGCGGTCGATGGAATCCAGAACAAGATCAACCCGGGCGAGCCGCTCGACAAGGACCTCTACGATCTCGAGCCGGAAGAGCGGGCCGAAATCCCACAAGCCCCCGGCTCGCTCGACGAGGTGCTCGACGCCTTGCAGCGCGACCACGAGTATCTGCTCCGGGGGAACGTCTTCACCAAAGACGTGATCGAAACCTGGATCACCTACAAGCGCGAGAAGGAAGCGGATGCCGTTCGGCTCCGCCCGCACCCGTATGAGTTCTGCTTGTACTATGATATTTGA